In a genomic window of Syngnathus typhle isolate RoL2023-S1 ecotype Sweden linkage group LG4, RoL_Styp_1.0, whole genome shotgun sequence:
- the mmp2 gene encoding 72 kDa type IV collagenase: MGLVSVFVSVFLLHFIHFKSTSAAPSPIIKFPGDDTPVTDKEVALRYLNTFYGCPEDRCNLMVLKDTLKKMQKFFSLQETGEIDAKTVEIMKKPRCGVPDVANYNFFHRKPLWQKKDITYRILGYTPDLDEEVINDAFFRAFKVWSDVTPLSFNRLMDGEADIMINFGRNEHGDGYPFDGKDGLLAHAFAPGPGIGGDSHFDDDEQWTLGDGQVVKVKFGNADGEFCKFPFLFQGTEYTSCTSQGRDDGFLWCSTTYNFDDDGKYGFCPHELLFTLGGNAEGTPCKFPFTFQGDKYDSCTTIGRDDGYRWCATTENYDQDKTYGFCPETAMSTVGGNSEGGPCVFPFTFLGDTYDSCTTSGRSDGKMWCGTTKSYDDDRKWGFCPAQGYSLFLVAAHEFGHALGLEHSEDTGALMAPIYTYTKDFRLSNDDIKGIQELYGIPTDKPLPPTQGPVTPMDICKEPITFDAVAQIRGETFFFKDRFLFRSVSFRSKPNGPMLVATYWPDLPSKIDAVYENPVEEKTVFFSGNQLWVYKADELDRGYPKRLDSLGLPADLEQIDAAFSFRKNKKTYLFAGEQFWRYDENTKTMDSGFPKVIAEAWNGIPDGVDAAFSLSGIDYSYFFKGNHYFKLEDSSLKIVKLGEVTKDWLGC; encoded by the exons ATGGGTTTAGTGTCAGTTTTTGTGAGTGTGTTTTTGCTCCATTTCATCCACTTTAAATCAACATCTGCTGCCCCTTCTCCTATCATCAAATTTCCTGGAGATGACACTCCCGTAACGGACAAAGAAGTTGCACTG CGCTACCTGAACACATTCTATGGGTGCCCGGAAGACCGATGCAACCTGATGGTGCTTAAGGACACcttgaaaaaaatgcaaaagttCTTCTCCCTGCAAGAGACTGGCGAGATTGACGCCAAGACTGTTGAGATCATGAAGAAGCCCCGCTGCGGTGTGCCAGATGTGGCCAACTATAACTTCTTCCACAGAAAACCACTGTGGCAGAAGAAAGACATCACATATAG AATTCTCGGCTACACTCCGGATCTAGATGAGGAAGTCATCAATGACGCTTTCTTCAGAGCCTTCAAAGTGTGGAGTGATGTCACACCGCTGTCATTCAATCGCCTAATGGACGGAGAGGCTGACATTATGATCAATTTTGGCCGCAATG AGCATGGCGATGGTTACCCATTTGATGGCAAAGACGGCCTGTTGGCGCACGCCTTCGCACCCGGCCCAGGAATAGGCGGCGACTCCCACTTTGACGACGACGAGCAGTGGACGCTCGGAGATGGCCAAG TGGTAAAGGTGAAGTTCGGGAATGCGGACGGAGAGTTCTGCAAATTCCCCTTCCTGTTCCAGGGGACCGAGTACACCAGCTGCACATCTCAAGGCCGCGACGACGGATTCTTGTGGTGCTCTACCACTTACAACTTTGACGACGATGGCAAATATGGCTTCTGTCCTCACGAAT TGCTCTTCACCCTGGGTGGAAATGCCGAAGGCACTCCGTGCAAATTTCCATTCACCTTCCAAGGCGACAAGTATGACAGCTGCACCACCATAGGAAGAGATGACGGCTATCGCTGGTGTGCCACAACCGAGAACTACGACCAGGACAAAACCTACGGCTTCTGCCCCGAAACCG CCATGTCAACCGTGGGAGGCAACAGTGAAGGGGGTCCCTGTGTCTTCCCCTTCACCTTCCTGGGAGACACCTATGACTCCTGCACCACGTCTGGGCGCAGTGATGGCAAGATGTGGTGCGGTACGACCAAGAGTTACGATGATGACCGCAAGTGGGGTTTCTGCCCAGCCCAAG GTTACAGTTTATTCCTGGTGGCTGCTCATGAATTTGGCCATGCCCTTGGTTTGGAGCACTCTGAAGACACTGGTGCACTGATGGCCCCCATTTACACCTACACCAAAGACTTCAGACTCTCTAACGATGATATCAAGGGCATCCAGGAGCTATATG GCATTCCTACTGACAAGCCTCTACCACCAACCCAGGGACCCGTTACCCCCATGGACATCTGTAAGGAGCCCATTACTTTTGATGCTGTTGCCCAAATTAGAGGAGAGACTTTCTTCTTTAAAGACAG GTTCCTGTTCAGGTCAGTAAGCTTCAGAAGCAAGCCCAATGGACCCATGCTGGTGGCCACCTACTGGCCTGACTTGCCCAGCAAGATAGACGCCGTCTATGAAAACCcagtggaggagaaaacagtCTTCTTTTCAG GCAATCAATTGTGGGTGTACAAGGCGGACGAATTGGATAGAGGCTACCCCAAGAGACTTGACAGTCTTGGCCTGCCAGCCGACCTGGAACAGATTGATGCCGCTTTCAGCTTTAGGAAGAACAAGAAGACTTACCTCTTCGCTGGGGAGCAATTCTGGAG ATATGATGAAAATACAAAGACGATGGACAGCGGTTTCCCCAAAGTTATTGCTGAAGCTTGGAATGGCATCCCAGATGGCGTTGATGCTGCCTTCAGTCTCAGCGGAATTG ATTACAGCTACTTCTTCAAAGGCAACCACTATTTCAAACTGGAGGACAGCAGCTTGAAGATCGTCAAGTTGGGCGAAGTCACAAAGGACTGGCTCGGCTGTTGA